One Siniperca chuatsi isolate FFG_IHB_CAS linkage group LG8, ASM2008510v1, whole genome shotgun sequence DNA segment encodes these proteins:
- the rgs14b gene encoding regulator of G-protein signaling 14 isoform X7, whose translation MAKNCNALGIPVGHMSQAVSDGELNMSARGCGGSSSSLPGTPGGEAGPANSVLSWAVSFEKLLEDPCGVGHFTAFLRSEVSAENILFWQACEKFRKIPATSLDELKAAARSIYNTYLSDSAPYSVNIDDTAKTEEKDLEQPTPDMFNKAQAQIFKLMKMDSYRRFVRSPLYHSCTMANVEGKLLPKLSIEPVRMGSLEDMATRSHSLSDKKNKTSDSNSLPGGKSASEKQRQKRGSWGDPANIHGSASHMSVKSSSSVELGSLCRQLENGKLSPQSPEQGGGSRLGVEGGYCCVYLPDGSASLAPTRNGQLIKDMLASLCEKRGFPLKDVIIYLHGKDKQPLSLDQDCSVLRDQQVSLELRVTFALEIAFTGKTVGIMVKSSKTLQEALSAVLQKHHLKLQEALVTMVGSDEPVNMTGTVFRLANKTLRLDKTKGRDQSSISRGSGSAAATQAGAVSAGGLEAPIIRAKTQPKPSKNRDMEGFLDMLTRAQCSRVDDQRGLLTKDQLEVPLFLQLPSDQGQDTEPNEPSTTGSSNADYKEKDVKEDKTSLTSSSAGTVEETPDAAESEPKDLRETAV comes from the exons ATGGCAAAGAACTGCAATGCTCTAGGGATTCCTGTTGGCCACATG AGCCAGGCAGTGTCAGACGGAG AGTTGAACATGTCTGCACGGGGCTGTGGAGGCAGCAGCTCCAGCCTTCCAGGGACTCCGGGCGGAGAGGCCGGCCCAGCCAACAGTGTGCTGAGCTGGGCCgtctcatttgagaagctgctgGAGGACCCCTGTGGAGTTGGCCACTTTACG GCCTTCTTGAGGTCGGAGGTGAGTGCGGagaacattttattctggcaGGCTTGTGAAAAGTTCAGGAAGATCCCAGCCACCTCCTTGGACGAG CTGAAAGCAGCAGCTCGCTCCATCTACAACACCTACCTGTCCGACAGCGCTCCCTACTCGGTCAACATCGATGACACGGCCAAGACAGAGGAGAAGGACCTGGAACAGCCCACACCTGACATGTTTAACAAGGCTCAAGCACAG ATATTTAAACTGATGAAGATGGACAGCTACAGGCGCTTTGTGCGCTCTCCTCTCTACCATAGCTGCACCATGGCAAATGTAGAAGGCAAACTTCTGCCTAAGCTGTCTATAGAGCCGGTCCGTATGGGATCCTTGGAGGACATGGCCACCAGAAGCCACTCATTAAGTGACAAGAAG AACAAGACCTCAGACTCTAACAGCTTGCCAGGTGGTAAGAGTGCCTCAGAGAAACAGCGACAGAAAAGAGGATCCTGGGGAG ATCCAGCCAACATCCATGGTTCAGCCTCCCATATGTCTGTCAAGTCAAGCAGCAGTGTGGAGCTCGGCTCCCTCTGCAGGCAGCTAGAG AATGGCAAACTGAGTCCCCAGTCCCCAGAACAGGGTGGTGGGAGTCGGTTAGGGGTGGAGGGGGGCTACTGCTGTGTCTACCTACCTGATGGCAGTGCCTCCCTTGCCCCTACACGTAATGGCCAACTCATCAAAGATATGCTGGCTAGCCTGTGTGAGAAGAGAGGCTTCCCGCTGAAAGATGTCATCATCTACCTTCATGGCAAGGACAAG CAGCCCTTATCGCTGGACCAGGACTGCTCCGTACTGAGAGATCAGCAGGTCTCTCTAGAGCTCAGGGTGACATTTGC GCTAGAGATTGCCTTCACTGGTAAGACAGTGGGGATCATGGTGAAGTCTAGTAAGACTCTGCAGGAAGCCCTCTCAGCAGTGCTGCAGAAACACCATCTCAAGCTGCAAGAGGCCCTGGTCACCATG GTTGGAAGTGACGAGCCTGTGAACATGACTGGCACTGTGTTCAGACTGGCCAATAAGACGTTACGGCTTGACAAAACCAAAG GAAGAGACCAAAGCAGCATTTCTAGAGGCAGTGGTTCTGCTGCAGCCACACAG GCAGGAGCAGTGAGTGCAGGTGGTCTGGAGGCCCCGATCATCAGAGCCAAGACTCAGCCCAAGCCCAGTAAGAACCGCGACATGGAGG ggtttCTGGACATGCTGACGAGGGCTCAGTGCAGCAGGGTTGATGACCAGAGAGGTCTTTTGACCAAAGATCAGCTGGAGGTCCCTCTGTTCCTGCAGCTGCCCTCAGACCAGGGGCAGGACACGGAGCCAAACGAGCCCAGTACAACCGGCTCCTCCAATGCAGACTACAAAGAGAAAGACGTCAAAGAAGACAAGACATCGTTAACTTCAAGTTCAGCTGGAACAGTGGAGGAAACCCCTGACGCTGCTGAATCTGAACCCAAAGACTTAAGGGAAACAGCAGTCTGA
- the rgs14b gene encoding regulator of G-protein signaling 14 isoform X6 yields the protein MAKNCNALGIPVGHMSQAVSDGELNMSARGCGGSSSSLPGTPGGEAGPANSVLSWAVSFEKLLEDPCGVGHFTAFLRSEVSAENILFWQACEKFRKIPATSLDELKAAARSIYNTYLSDSAPYSVNIDDTAKTEEKDLEQPTPDMFNKAQAQIFKLMKMDSYRRFVRSPLYHSCTMANVEGKLLPKLSIEPVRMGSLEDMATRSHSLSDKKNKTSDSNSLPGGKSASEKQRQKRGSWGDPANIHGSASHMSVKSSSSVELGSLCRQLENGKLSPQSPEQGGGSRLGVEGGYCCVYLPDGSASLAPTRNGQLIKDMLASLCEKRGFPLKDVIIYLHGKDKQPLSLDQDCSVLRDQQVSLELRVTFALEIAFTGKTVGIMVKSSKTLQEALSAVLQKHHLKLQEALVTMVGSDEPVNMTGTVFRLANKTLRLDKTKGGRDQSSISRGSGSAAATQAGAVSAGGLEAPIIRAKTQPKPSKNRDMEGFLDMLTRAQCSRVDDQRGLLTKDQLEVPLFLQLPSDQGQDTEPNEPSTTGSSNADYKEKDVKEDKTSLTSSSAGTVEETPDAAESEPKDLRETAV from the exons ATGGCAAAGAACTGCAATGCTCTAGGGATTCCTGTTGGCCACATG AGCCAGGCAGTGTCAGACGGAG AGTTGAACATGTCTGCACGGGGCTGTGGAGGCAGCAGCTCCAGCCTTCCAGGGACTCCGGGCGGAGAGGCCGGCCCAGCCAACAGTGTGCTGAGCTGGGCCgtctcatttgagaagctgctgGAGGACCCCTGTGGAGTTGGCCACTTTACG GCCTTCTTGAGGTCGGAGGTGAGTGCGGagaacattttattctggcaGGCTTGTGAAAAGTTCAGGAAGATCCCAGCCACCTCCTTGGACGAG CTGAAAGCAGCAGCTCGCTCCATCTACAACACCTACCTGTCCGACAGCGCTCCCTACTCGGTCAACATCGATGACACGGCCAAGACAGAGGAGAAGGACCTGGAACAGCCCACACCTGACATGTTTAACAAGGCTCAAGCACAG ATATTTAAACTGATGAAGATGGACAGCTACAGGCGCTTTGTGCGCTCTCCTCTCTACCATAGCTGCACCATGGCAAATGTAGAAGGCAAACTTCTGCCTAAGCTGTCTATAGAGCCGGTCCGTATGGGATCCTTGGAGGACATGGCCACCAGAAGCCACTCATTAAGTGACAAGAAG AACAAGACCTCAGACTCTAACAGCTTGCCAGGTGGTAAGAGTGCCTCAGAGAAACAGCGACAGAAAAGAGGATCCTGGGGAG ATCCAGCCAACATCCATGGTTCAGCCTCCCATATGTCTGTCAAGTCAAGCAGCAGTGTGGAGCTCGGCTCCCTCTGCAGGCAGCTAGAG AATGGCAAACTGAGTCCCCAGTCCCCAGAACAGGGTGGTGGGAGTCGGTTAGGGGTGGAGGGGGGCTACTGCTGTGTCTACCTACCTGATGGCAGTGCCTCCCTTGCCCCTACACGTAATGGCCAACTCATCAAAGATATGCTGGCTAGCCTGTGTGAGAAGAGAGGCTTCCCGCTGAAAGATGTCATCATCTACCTTCATGGCAAGGACAAG CAGCCCTTATCGCTGGACCAGGACTGCTCCGTACTGAGAGATCAGCAGGTCTCTCTAGAGCTCAGGGTGACATTTGC GCTAGAGATTGCCTTCACTGGTAAGACAGTGGGGATCATGGTGAAGTCTAGTAAGACTCTGCAGGAAGCCCTCTCAGCAGTGCTGCAGAAACACCATCTCAAGCTGCAAGAGGCCCTGGTCACCATG GTTGGAAGTGACGAGCCTGTGAACATGACTGGCACTGTGTTCAGACTGGCCAATAAGACGTTACGGCTTGACAAAACCAAAG GAGGAAGAGACCAAAGCAGCATTTCTAGAGGCAGTGGTTCTGCTGCAGCCACACAG GCAGGAGCAGTGAGTGCAGGTGGTCTGGAGGCCCCGATCATCAGAGCCAAGACTCAGCCCAAGCCCAGTAAGAACCGCGACATGGAGG ggtttCTGGACATGCTGACGAGGGCTCAGTGCAGCAGGGTTGATGACCAGAGAGGTCTTTTGACCAAAGATCAGCTGGAGGTCCCTCTGTTCCTGCAGCTGCCCTCAGACCAGGGGCAGGACACGGAGCCAAACGAGCCCAGTACAACCGGCTCCTCCAATGCAGACTACAAAGAGAAAGACGTCAAAGAAGACAAGACATCGTTAACTTCAAGTTCAGCTGGAACAGTGGAGGAAACCCCTGACGCTGCTGAATCTGAACCCAAAGACTTAAGGGAAACAGCAGTCTGA